GCACCGGAAGCGATGGCCGGCGGTCCCCTTGGCATCGTGCGCGATGGCGACATGATCACGCTTGACTGCGCCGGCGGCAAACTCAATCTGGACATCAGCGACGAAGAAATGGCAGAGCGCCTGGCGGCACGCGCCATCTCGCAGCCGGAAGGTCCAAAGGGCGGCTACCAGCAGCTCTACATCAACCATGTGCTGCAGGCCGACGAAGGCTGCGACTTCGACTTTTTGGTCGGCAGCCGCGGTTCGGCCGTCCCCAAGCATTCGCACTAAGAACAATCAAATAGAAGGAGCGCACATGCTGCTCGTGCAATTCAAAGACAAAGAAGGCGACCGCCATGTTGGCGTGGTCGAAGGTGCCAACCTGCGCATCATCGACGGTTTCCCCACCACTTACGCGCTGGCCCAGGCCGCGGTAGCGCGTGGCCTCAAGCTGGCGGCGCTGGCTGCGCTGGAAGCTGGCCCCACGGTGGTATCGTACGAAGAAGTGGCCAGCCAGGGCCGCCTGCTGCCGCCACTGGACCATGCCGATGACGCCCACTGCTACGTGACCGGCACCGGCCTGACCCACCTTGGCAGCGCCGATACGCGCGACGCCATGCACAAGAAGATTGGCGGCGATGTCGCCACTCTGAGCGACAGCATGAAGATGTTCCGCATGGGCGTGGAAGGCGGCAAGCCGGCCGAAGGCGAGAAGGGCGTGCAGCCGGAATGGTTCTACAAGGGCGACGGCTCGGTGGTGCGCGCCAGCGGCGAAGCCTTGCCCATGCCCGAATTTGCACTCGACGGCGGCGAAGAGCCTGAAATCGCCGGTTTGTACGTGATTGGCCAGGACGGCCAGCCACTGCGGCTCGGCTACGCCATTGGCAATGAGTTCTCGGACCACGTGACCGAGCGCGAAAACTATCTGTACCTGGCGCACTCCAAGCTGCGCGCATGCGCCGTGGGCCCGGCGCTGCTGGTAGGCGAACTGCCGGCCCACATCGCCGGCACCTCGCGCATCCGCGACCGCGACGGCCTGGTACGCTGGGAAAAAGCCTTTGTCAGCGGCGAGCAGAATATGTCGCACACCATCGCCAACCTCGAATATCACCACTTTAAGTACGGCCTGTTCAACCGTCCGGGCGATGTCCATATCCACTTCTTTGGCACCGCCACGCTCAGTTTTGCCGATGCGGTCACGGTGCAGCCGGGCGAAAGCTTTGAAATCGAGTCGCCCGTCTTCGGGCCAGCCCTGCGCAACAAGCTCGCTGTCGTTCCCACCGCATTTTCGAAAGTGAAGCCATTATGATCATTACCGGCGAAGCGTTCATCGGGGGCAAGGCCGTCATGGGCGGCGGCTCCTCGTTCCAGGCATACAACCCATCGCTGCGCGCGCACATGGAGCCGGCATTCGGCATGGTCACGCGCGAGCAGATCGACCAGGCTTGCCAGCTGGCGAAGGCCGCGTTTGACGCGTTCCGCGCACTGAGCGACGAGGCCCGCGCGGCCTTTCTGGACGCCGTGGGCGAACAGATCATGGCGCTCGGCGACGCGCTGATCGAACGCGCCATGGCCGAAAGCGGGCTGCCGCGCGTGCGCCTGGAAGGCGAACGGGGTCGCACCGTCAACCAGCTCAAGCTTTTCGCCACACTGCTGCGCGAAGGGTCGTGGCAGGATGCGCGCATCGACAGCGCGCTGCCCGAGCGCCAGCCGCCGCGACCTGACCTG
This region of Massilia sp. PAMC28688 genomic DNA includes:
- the araD1 gene encoding AraD1 family protein; protein product: MLLVQFKDKEGDRHVGVVEGANLRIIDGFPTTYALAQAAVARGLKLAALAALEAGPTVVSYEEVASQGRLLPPLDHADDAHCYVTGTGLTHLGSADTRDAMHKKIGGDVATLSDSMKMFRMGVEGGKPAEGEKGVQPEWFYKGDGSVVRASGEALPMPEFALDGGEEPEIAGLYVIGQDGQPLRLGYAIGNEFSDHVTERENYLYLAHSKLRACAVGPALLVGELPAHIAGTSRIRDRDGLVRWEKAFVSGEQNMSHTIANLEYHHFKYGLFNRPGDVHIHFFGTATLSFADAVTVQPGESFEIESPVFGPALRNKLAVVPTAFSKVKPL